One segment of Longimicrobium sp. DNA contains the following:
- a CDS encoding zinc-binding dehydrogenase: METMRAARFDGATRQLSVRDVPVPAPGPGEVLVRVRACGICLSDVHLVDGSLRPTLAELTPGHEAAGVIERVGERVPRWTPGQRVVMAGGKACGACPSCALGRGEGECLKFQIMGFDYDGAWAELVVVPHTSLSAVPEHIPFEQAAILADAVSTPYAGLVDRGGLRPGESVGLWGIGGLGVHAVQIARMAGAALVVAVDPLPAARERALERGADHALDPAVDDVVARVHELTGGRRLDLAVDLVGANAVLAQAAECVGRNGRVVMIGLSPEPIRLGPGVGFGVRSQSLLGHLGYRKRHLDQLVDLVARGRLDVSRSVSDVLPLEDVARGVERLMRKEGNPIRLVVRP; the protein is encoded by the coding sequence ATGGAGACCATGCGGGCGGCGCGCTTCGACGGCGCGACCCGGCAGCTCAGCGTGCGGGACGTGCCGGTCCCCGCGCCCGGGCCCGGCGAGGTGCTGGTGCGGGTGCGCGCCTGCGGGATCTGCCTGTCGGACGTGCACCTGGTCGACGGCTCGCTGCGCCCCACGCTGGCGGAGCTCACCCCCGGGCACGAGGCCGCCGGCGTGATCGAGCGCGTGGGCGAGCGGGTGCCGCGCTGGACGCCGGGGCAGCGCGTGGTGATGGCGGGCGGGAAGGCATGCGGCGCGTGCCCGAGCTGCGCGCTCGGGCGCGGCGAGGGGGAGTGCCTGAAGTTCCAGATCATGGGCTTCGACTACGACGGCGCCTGGGCCGAGCTCGTCGTGGTCCCCCACACCAGCCTGAGCGCCGTCCCCGAGCACATCCCCTTCGAGCAGGCCGCCATCCTGGCCGACGCCGTCTCCACCCCGTACGCCGGCCTCGTCGACCGCGGGGGCTTGAGGCCGGGCGAGTCGGTGGGGCTGTGGGGGATCGGCGGGCTGGGCGTGCACGCGGTGCAGATCGCGCGGATGGCGGGCGCCGCGCTCGTCGTGGCCGTCGACCCGCTGCCGGCCGCGCGCGAGCGGGCGCTGGAGCGCGGCGCCGACCACGCACTCGACCCCGCCGTCGACGACGTGGTGGCCCGCGTGCACGAGCTCACCGGCGGCCGCAGGCTGGACCTGGCGGTGGACCTGGTGGGCGCCAACGCGGTGCTCGCGCAGGCCGCGGAGTGCGTGGGGCGCAACGGCCGGGTGGTGATGATCGGCCTCTCGCCGGAGCCGATCCGGCTGGGCCCGGGCGTGGGCTTCGGCGTGCGGTCGCAGTCGCTGCTGGGGCACCTGGGCTACCGCAAGCGCCACCTGGACCAGCTGGTGGACCTGGTCGCGCGCGGCCGCCTGGACGTGTCGCGCTCCGTCAGCGACGTCCTCCCGCTGGAAGACGTCGCGCGCGGCGTGGAGCGGCTGATGAGGAAGGAGGGGAACCCTATCCGGCTGGTGGTGCGGCCGTAG
- a CDS encoding GrpB family protein, whose product MGLPIEPYEPGPPEFLPSDPEAAAVAEAVAACIEAAFPACRVEHIGSTAVPGLAGKGIVDLLLLYPPGGLAEARDALAALGFQRQTGRDPFPEERPMRTGAVTRAGRRYRLHVHVVAAGDPEAAALLAFRDRLRASAELCAAYERRKREILAARVRDSVDYSEAKTDFIRAWAAPVPLHAHDP is encoded by the coding sequence GTGGGACTCCCGATCGAACCGTACGAGCCGGGCCCCCCGGAATTCCTGCCGTCCGATCCCGAGGCCGCCGCGGTGGCGGAGGCCGTCGCGGCGTGCATCGAGGCGGCGTTCCCGGCGTGCCGCGTCGAGCACATCGGCAGCACCGCCGTTCCGGGGCTCGCGGGGAAGGGGATCGTGGACCTGCTGCTCCTTTACCCGCCCGGCGGGCTGGCGGAGGCCCGCGACGCGCTGGCGGCGCTCGGCTTCCAGCGCCAGACGGGGCGCGACCCCTTCCCCGAGGAGCGGCCGATGCGCACCGGCGCCGTCACCCGGGCGGGCCGCCGCTACCGCCTGCACGTGCACGTGGTGGCGGCCGGCGACCCGGAGGCGGCCGCGCTGCTCGCGTTCCGGGACCGGCTGCGCGCTTCGGCGGAGCTGTGCGCCGCCTACGAGCGCCGCAAGCGGGAGATCCTGGCCGCGCGCGTGCGCGACAGCGTGGACTACTCGGAGGCGAAGACGGACTTCATCCGCGCCTGGGCGGCGCCCGTCCCGCTGCATGCCCATGATCCCTGA